In the Phaeobacter piscinae genome, TGTCAGAGCAGATCTGACACAGAATGACCGCCCCCGCATCCAAGCTGGACTGCAGCACCCCGTCCATCCGGTGCAGCGCCAACCGCTCACCCAAGTTTCCGATATCGCTGAAAAAAGGTTGTGGAATATGGCAGAAAATTCGACCCCCGACATTTTGTATACCATCGTAGACGAAGCCCCCGAGCTGGCCAGCGCCTCGCTGCTGCCGATCATCCGCAGCTTTGCCGCGGCGGCAGGCGTCTCCGTCGGGACCAAGGACATTTCGCTGGCAGGCCGTATCCTTGCGACCTTCCCCGAAGCGCTGAGCGACACCCAGCGTCAGAGCAATGATCTGGCCGAACTGGGCCAACTGGTGAAAACGCCTGAGGCCAATGTCATCAAGCTGCCCAACATCTCGGCTTCTGTACCGCAGCTGACCGCCGCGATTGCCGAATTGCAGGCCCAGGGCTTTGCGGTTCCGGACTACCCGGCAGATCCTGCAACCGATGCGGAAAAAGAAATCCGCGCGCGCTATGACACCATCAAGGGTTCGGCTGTGAACCCGGTGCTGCGCGAAGGCAACTCTGACCGTCGCGCAGCCAAAGCGGTGAAAAACTTCGCCCAGAACAACCCGCATTCGATGGGAAAATGGTCCGCAGACAGCAAGACCAAAGTGTCGTCGATGCCGGGCAATGATTTCTATGCCAACGAAGTCTCCGCCACCATCTCTGCCGCACAGGCGGGTACCGCGAAGATCGAATTCGTCGGCAAGGACGGCGCGGTCACCGTGCTGAAGGACAGCTGGCCGTTGGAAGAAGGCACCGTTGCTGATGCCACCTTCATGTCGGCCAAGGCGCTGTCCTCCTTCCTGAAGGACGCGATTGAAGACACCAAAGCCGACGGCACCATGTTATCGCTGCACATGAAGGCCACCATGATGAAGGTCTCTGACCCGATCATCTTTGGCCACGCGGTGAAGGCATGGCTGGGTCCGGTCTGGGACAAATACGGCGCTGAAATCGAAGCGGCTGGCGGCTCCGCCAATTCCGGCCTTGGCGCGGTACTGGCGACCATTGATGGCCTGCCCAATGCGGACGCCATCAAGGCTGAGATCGCCGCATTGGACCGTCCGTCGATGTATATGGTCGACAGTGACAAGGGCATCACCAACCTGCATGTGCCGTCCGATGTGATCATCGACGCCTCCATGCCAGCGGTGATCCGCGCCGGCGGCAAGGGCTGGGATGAGACCGGCGCCAAGGGCGACACCAACTGCGTGATCCCCGATCGCTGCTATTCCACCGTCTATGACGAGACCATCAACTTCTTCAAAGCCAATGGCGCGCTGGATGTGACCACCGCAGGCTCCGTCGCCAATGTTGGCCTGATGGCGCAGAAGGCCGAAGAATACGGCTCCCACCCGACCACCTTTGAAGCGCCTGCCGATGGTACCATCCGCATCGTGCTGGCCAACGGCGAGACGCTGCATTCACACGAGGTTGAGGCCGGAGATATCTGGCGCTCCTGCACCGTGAAGAAAGCCCCGATCGAGAACTGGATCGAACTGGCGATGGATCGTCAGCGTCTGACCGGTTCCGAGGCGATCTTCTGGCTGGACGAAAACCGCGCCCATGACGCTGAGCTGATCAAATATGTGAAGCCCGCACTGGATGCGGCTGGCAAATCCGACCTGTTCCAGATCATGGCCCCGCGTGAGGCGACCGCCCAGTCGCTGAAGACCATCACAGCAGGCAAGGACAGCATCGCCATCACCGGCAACGTGCTGCGCGACTACCTGACCGATCTGTTCCCGATCCTGGAACTGGGCACCTCGGCCAAGATGCTGTCGATTGTGAAACTGATGAACGGTGGCGGGTTGTTTGAAACCGGGGCCGGTGGCTCTGCGC is a window encoding:
- a CDS encoding NADP-dependent isocitrate dehydrogenase, whose protein sequence is MAENSTPDILYTIVDEAPELASASLLPIIRSFAAAAGVSVGTKDISLAGRILATFPEALSDTQRQSNDLAELGQLVKTPEANVIKLPNISASVPQLTAAIAELQAQGFAVPDYPADPATDAEKEIRARYDTIKGSAVNPVLREGNSDRRAAKAVKNFAQNNPHSMGKWSADSKTKVSSMPGNDFYANEVSATISAAQAGTAKIEFVGKDGAVTVLKDSWPLEEGTVADATFMSAKALSSFLKDAIEDTKADGTMLSLHMKATMMKVSDPIIFGHAVKAWLGPVWDKYGAEIEAAGGSANSGLGAVLATIDGLPNADAIKAEIAALDRPSMYMVDSDKGITNLHVPSDVIIDASMPAVIRAGGKGWDETGAKGDTNCVIPDRCYSTVYDETINFFKANGALDVTTAGSVANVGLMAQKAEEYGSHPTTFEAPADGTIRIVLANGETLHSHEVEAGDIWRSCTVKKAPIENWIELAMDRQRLTGSEAIFWLDENRAHDAELIKYVKPALDAAGKSDLFQIMAPREATAQSLKTITAGKDSIAITGNVLRDYLTDLFPILELGTSAKMLSIVKLMNGGGLFETGAGGSAPKHVQQLVEENHLRWDSMGEFCALGESLNFLADSKGNAKAGVLGAAAEAATQGILDHNHSPSRKVGEPDNRASHYWFARYWAEALAAQGDDAELAAHFAPIAAELAAKEEEILAELAEVQGQAADLGGYFHTDPVKTAAVMRPSATLNGIIG